ATTAGTTTGCTGTCATGACATGGACCGTTCCGAATATTCTGACAATCCTGCGGCTCTTTGCGGCGCCGGGCGTGCCGTTGATGTTCTTGTATTTCGCCCGGCCCTGGGCGGATTGGGCGGCATTGACGTTGTTTATGCTGGCGGCGGTCACGGACTGGTTCGACGGCTATCTGGCGCGGGCGTGGAACCAGCAGAGCCGGTTCGGCGCGGCGATGGACCCGATTGCCGACAAGGCGATGGTGGTCATCGCGCTGGTTGTGATCACGGGATATTCCGGCATGAACCCGTGGCTGATCCTGCCCGCGACGGTGATCCTGTTCCGTGAGGTCTTCGTCTCCGGCCTGCGCGAATCGCTGGGTGACAAGGCGACGACGCTGGCGGTGACAAAGGTTGCGAAATGGAAAACCACGACGCAGATGGTGGCGATTGCGGTGCTGTTTCTGGGCACCGGGCTGGCCTATGTCGAACATGGCCGCGCGCCGCTGGTCGGTGAGGGGGAAATGCCCGGCGGGGCCAGCTGGTCGCATCTGGTCACGATCTTTGGGCTGCTGCTGATCTGGATCGCCGCTGCGCTGACCGCATGGACGGGCTGGGATTATTTCCGCAAGGCGATGCCATATCTGAGGGGGCCGAAATGACGCTGGACGTGCTGTATTTCGCGTGGCTGCGCGAGCGGATCGGGGAGCCGAAGGAGCGGGTCGAGACCTCGGCCGCGACGGTGCGCGATCTCGTGGCGGAGCTGGCCGCGAAGGATGAACGACACGCCGCCGCGCTGTCGGATCTGTCGGCGGTGCGGGTGGCTGTGGATCAGGAACTGGCCGATCTTGACGCGACGCTGGCCGGGGTGCGCGAGGTTGCGTTTTTCCCGCCCATGACCGGCGGCTGATGCGCATCGCCATTCAGTCCGCGCCGTTCGATCTGGCAAATTTGCTGGACGGTTTCGGCGCCGGTGCCGGGGCTGTGGTGACGTTTTCCGGCATCGTGCGCGACGATACCGGGCAGATGACGGCGCTTGAGCTGGAGCATTATCCGGGCATGACCGAAAAAGCCGTGCGGGCCATTGCCGAGAAGGCGCGGGACCGCTGGCACCTGATTGATCTGGCCGTGGTTCACCGTCACGGCAGGCTGTCCGTGGGTGAGCCGATCATGGCGGTTGCAACCGCCGCACGTCACCGGGCGGAGGCGTTTGCGGCGGCGGAATATCTGATGGATTACCTGAAATCCCGTGCGCCGTTCTGGAAGCGCGAAATCGGCCCTGCCGGTCCGGGCGACTGGGTCGCGGCGAAGGCGGCGGATGAGGATGCGCTGACGAGATGGGACTGATCCGGCCGGAGCTTTCCGCGTGGATCGGGTCGCGGCGGGAATTTCTGGCATCCCTCGCCGGGGTTCTGTTCGGCATCTGGGTGGCGACTTGGGGCGGTTGGTTCTTCCTTGGCCTCGGGGTGCTGATCGCGGCGGTCTGTGCGGCACTTGCGGTCGGAAGCTGGCGCAGGCTGGCGTTTCGCCATGACGTTGCGGCACCCGGCGTGGTGGAGGTGATCGAGGGGCAGATCAGCTATTTCGCGGCGCGTGGTCTCGGTGGGGCGATTGCGCTGCGCGATCTGACCGAAATCCGTCTGCTGCGGCTGAACGGGCATGACCACTGGCGGTTGAAGACGCGGGACGGTCAGGCGCTGCTGATCCCGGTGGAGGCGAAAGGGGCAGAGGGGCTGGCCAATGCCTTCGCGGCGCTGCCGGGGTTGGATATGGGCCGGGTCTCTGCCGCGCTGATGCAGAAGGACGGGCCCTCGCTCAGGATCGTCTGGGCGGCAGCGAAGCCGGGTTGACTTGCCCGGCCAGCCGCGCCACCTGTGATTCAAAGCAACATAAGGGGCCGAGATGTCCATTCCCCAGCAGGGCGGCGGCCCGATCGAACGGCGCGAGCAACTGGCCGAATATATCGCAGCGGGCGAGAAGCCGCGCAATGCGTGGCGCATCGGCACCGAGCATGAGAAATTCGGCTATTGCAAGGCGCAGCGCCTGCCGCTGCCTTACGCGGGCGATTGTTCCATCCAGTCGATGCTGAATGGTCTGCGCGCGCGTTTCGGCTGGGAGCCGGTGCTTGAGGGCGATAATATCATCGGGCTGGAGCGGGACGGGGCCAATGTCAGCCTTGAACCGGGCGGGCAGTTGGAGCTTTCGGGCGCGGCGCTTGAAACCATTCACCAGACCTGTGACGAGGTGAATCAGCATCTGGCCGAGGTGAAATCGGTGGCCGACGACATCGGTGCGGGCTTTATCGGGCTGGGGGCCGCGCCGATCTGGTCGCAGGAACAGATGCCGATGATGCCCAAGGGCCGTTATGCGCTGATGACGCCCTATATGCAGAAGGTCGGCACGCTTGGCACGCAGATGATGTACCGGACCTGCACGGTTCAGGTGAATCTCGATTTCGGGTCCGAGGCGGATATGGTCCGGAAGCTGCGCGTCTCGCTGGCGTTGCAGCCGGTGGCGACGGCGCTGTTTGCCAACTCGCCTTTCCTCGACGGCAAACCCAACGGGATGAAGTCGTGGCGCAGCCATATCTGGCAGAATCTCGACGCCGCGCGGACGGGCATGCTGCCTTTCGTCTTTGAGGACGGGTTCGGCTATGACGCATGGGTGGACTATGTGCTCGATGTGCCGATGTATTTCGTCTATCGCGACGGCAAATATATCGACGCGCTCGGCCAGAGTTTCCGCGATTTCATGGAGGGCAAGCTGCCCGCCCTGCCCGGAGAGGTGCCGACGCTGTCGGACTGGGCCGACCATCTGACGACCGTGTTCCCCGAGGCGCGGGTCAAGAAATTCATCGAGATGCGCGGTGCCGATGGCGGGCCGTGGCGCAGGCTTTGTGCGCTGCCGGCGCTGTGGGTCGGGCTGCTTTACGACCAGACCGCGCTGGATGCGGCATGGGATCTGGTCAAGGGTTTTGACGCCGAGACGCGGGAGGGGCTGCGGGTGGCCGCCGCCCGCGACGCTTTGCAGGGCGAGGCGGGCGGCGTGAAGCTGCACGATCTGGCGCGCGAGGCGGTGGCGATTGCCGAAACCGGACTGAAGAACCGCGCCCGTCCCGGTGCCGGCGGTCTGGTGCCGGATGAAACGCATTTCCTCAACGCGCTACAGGAAAGCGTCGAGAGCGGGCGGGTTCCGGCGGATGAGTTGCTGGAGAAGTATCACGGCGAATGGCACGGAGATTTGACTCGCATCTATGACGAGTATTCGTATTGATCGCGGCATGACCGTGAATATCCGATACCGCCTGATTCAGATCCTCGAAATCATCCTCTGGCTTGGCGCTTTTGCCGGGCTGGTGCTGCTTGGCATGCGGCTCTGGGCGATGCAGGGGCAGGGCTGGCGGGCGATGCTGAACATGGCCGCGCCGGGGCTGCTGGGGATCGGGGCCGGGATGGCGGTTCTGATCGTTTTGATCGGCATTTATCACAACACGCGCCGCCACGCCGATGCGCTCGACCGGCTGGCGCGTCAGGGCGCGGGCAGTGTGCGCCGCCTTCAGGGTGTGAGCCGGGCGGAGCAGGGGGCCGCGCCGCAGGTCCAGCCGGTGAAGCTGCAGCCCGATCCGGTGATGCCGCAATATATGGCGCCGCAGCCTGCCGCCGCGCCTGCGCCGGTGACAGCCCCGTCGGTCACGCAAGTTGCAGATGCGGCGTCATCGCAGGCCAGTCAGCGCCGTCTGGGTCCGGCGGTCTAGAGCTTCAGCCGGTCGGCCAGCGACAGCAGGTCCGCCCATGCCTCCCGCTTGGCAATCGGATTGCGCAGCAGATAGGCCGGGTGGGTCATCGGCAGGGCGGGGCGGCCAAACGCCTCTGTCCAGTTGCCACGCAGGCGCAGAATGCCTTCCCGGTTCAGCGCCGCCGCGCAAGGGGTGTTGCCCATCAGAACGATGATCTCCGGATCGGCAAGTTCCACCTGTCGTTGCAGGAATGGCAGCGACAGGGCAATCTCGTCCGGGGTCGGCTTGCGGTTCCCCGGTGGCCGCCATTTCAGCACATTGCCGATATAGACCGCGCGTGTCGCATCCGGCAGATCGCGGCCCATGCCGATGGCGGCAAGCATCTGGTCCAGCAATTGCCCGGCACGGCCGACGAAGGGTTTGCCGCGCGCGTCCTCCTCCTCCCCCGGGGCTTCGCCGATGATCATGACGCGCGCCGCCGGGTTGCCGTCGGAGAAGACGAAATTCCGCGCCCCGCGTTTCAGGTCGAGCCCGTCGAAACCCTGCTGCGCCTCTGCCAGATCGTCGAGGGATTGCGCCGCCTCCGCCAGCGAACGCGCCGCCGCCACGGCTTCGCCTCGCAGGTCGAGCGCGCTTGCGGGTTTGGCGGCTTGTGGCGGAGCCTTTGCCGTGACGGTTGCAGGGGGCGCTGAGGGTTTCGGGGCGGGCAGGTCGGTGCGGTCAATGGGCGCATCCAGTATCGCCTCATCCACGCCCATCTCGCCCTGCCATTCGAGCAGGGCAAGGGCCGTCCAGCCGTCGATTCCGACGCCGCGCCATGTCACATCCGATTCCATTATCGCTGAAACTATGGCTCGCGGGCGAAACCGGCAAGCCCGGCCCTTGCCCGGACGGCCCCGGTTTGCGATAGAAGGGCGCAAGACCGAATGGGGGTTAGAAATGTCGTTCCGTGCCCGCCACCTGCTGGGGATCGAGCCCCTGTCGCCGCAGGAAATCACCACAGTTCTGGATCTTGCCGAGACCTATGTCGATCTGAACCGGCGTACCATCAAGCATGGCGATGCGCTGGAGGGGATGACGCAGATCAATATGTTCTTCGAGAATTCCACCCGAACGCAGTCCAGTTTCGAGCTGGCGGGCAAGCGGCTTGGCGCGGATGTGATGAATATGGCCGTCGCCCAGTCCAGCGTGAAGAAGGGCGAGACGCTGATCGACACGGCGCTGACGCTGAACGCGATGCATCCCGATCTGCTGGTGGTGCGGCACGGGCAGTCTGGCGCGGTCAATCTGCTGGCCGAAAAGGTCAATTGCGCGGTCATCAATGCCGGTGACGGTCGGCACGAGCATCCGACGCAGGCGCTGCTGGACGCGCTGACCATCCGCCGCAGCCGGGGGCGGTTGCAGCGGCTGACAGTGGCGATTTGCGGGGATATTGCGCATAGCCGCGTGGCGCGCTCCAACCTGATCCTGCTCGGTAAGATGGAAAACCGCGTCCGGCTGGTCGGGCCTGCGACGCTGATGCCCGCCGGGGCCGCCGATCTGGGTGTCGAGGTCTATGAGGATATGCGCGAGGGGCTGCGCGACGCCGATGTCGTCATGATGCTGCGCCTTCAGCGGGAGCGGATGGATGGCGGTTTCATCCCGTCGGAGCGGGAATATTACCATCGTTGGGGGCTGGATGCGGAAAAGCTGTCCTATGCCAAGCCCGACGCCATCGTCATGCATCCCGGCCCGATGAATCGCGGGGTGGAGATCGACGGGACCATCGCCGACGACATCAACCGCTCGGTCATTCAGGATCAGGTGGAGATGGGCGTGGCGGTGCGCATGGCGGCGATGGATCTGCTGGCGCGCAATCTGCG
The genomic region above belongs to Paracoccus sp. SCSIO 75233 and contains:
- a CDS encoding uracil-DNA glycosylase family protein — its product is MESDVTWRGVGIDGWTALALLEWQGEMGVDEAILDAPIDRTDLPAPKPSAPPATVTAKAPPQAAKPASALDLRGEAVAAARSLAEAAQSLDDLAEAQQGFDGLDLKRGARNFVFSDGNPAARVMIIGEAPGEEEDARGKPFVGRAGQLLDQMLAAIGMGRDLPDATRAVYIGNVLKWRPPGNRKPTPDEIALSLPFLQRQVELADPEIIVLMGNTPCAAALNREGILRLRGNWTEAFGRPALPMTHPAYLLRNPIAKREAWADLLSLADRLKL
- a CDS encoding molybdenum cofactor biosynthesis protein MoaE, whose product is MRIAIQSAPFDLANLLDGFGAGAGAVVTFSGIVRDDTGQMTALELEHYPGMTEKAVRAIAEKARDRWHLIDLAVVHRHGRLSVGEPIMAVATAARHRAEAFAAAEYLMDYLKSRAPFWKREIGPAGPGDWVAAKAADEDALTRWD
- a CDS encoding glutamate--cysteine ligase translates to MSIPQQGGGPIERREQLAEYIAAGEKPRNAWRIGTEHEKFGYCKAQRLPLPYAGDCSIQSMLNGLRARFGWEPVLEGDNIIGLERDGANVSLEPGGQLELSGAALETIHQTCDEVNQHLAEVKSVADDIGAGFIGLGAAPIWSQEQMPMMPKGRYALMTPYMQKVGTLGTQMMYRTCTVQVNLDFGSEADMVRKLRVSLALQPVATALFANSPFLDGKPNGMKSWRSHIWQNLDAARTGMLPFVFEDGFGYDAWVDYVLDVPMYFVYRDGKYIDALGQSFRDFMEGKLPALPGEVPTLSDWADHLTTVFPEARVKKFIEMRGADGGPWRRLCALPALWVGLLYDQTALDAAWDLVKGFDAETREGLRVAAARDALQGEAGGVKLHDLAREAVAIAETGLKNRARPGAGGLVPDETHFLNALQESVESGRVPADELLEKYHGEWHGDLTRIYDEYSY
- the pgsA gene encoding CDP-diacylglycerol--glycerol-3-phosphate 3-phosphatidyltransferase, whose translation is MTWTVPNILTILRLFAAPGVPLMFLYFARPWADWAALTLFMLAAVTDWFDGYLARAWNQQSRFGAAMDPIADKAMVVIALVVITGYSGMNPWLILPATVILFREVFVSGLRESLGDKATTLAVTKVAKWKTTTQMVAIAVLFLGTGLAYVEHGRAPLVGEGEMPGGASWSHLVTIFGLLLIWIAAALTAWTGWDYFRKAMPYLRGPK
- a CDS encoding aspartate carbamoyltransferase catalytic subunit, with the translated sequence MSFRARHLLGIEPLSPQEITTVLDLAETYVDLNRRTIKHGDALEGMTQINMFFENSTRTQSSFELAGKRLGADVMNMAVAQSSVKKGETLIDTALTLNAMHPDLLVVRHGQSGAVNLLAEKVNCAVINAGDGRHEHPTQALLDALTIRRSRGRLQRLTVAICGDIAHSRVARSNLILLGKMENRVRLVGPATLMPAGAADLGVEVYEDMREGLRDADVVMMLRLQRERMDGGFIPSEREYYHRWGLDAEKLSYAKPDAIVMHPGPMNRGVEIDGTIADDINRSVIQDQVEMGVAVRMAAMDLLARNLRAERGARAAENGNG
- the moaD gene encoding molybdopterin converting factor subunit 1, yielding MDVLYFAWLRERIGEPKERVETSAATVRDLVAELAAKDERHAAALSDLSAVRVAVDQELADLDATLAGVREVAFFPPMTGG